The genomic interval AAAGCACTTATTATAACTATAGTGATAAGAAAATTTCTAAAAAGAATGAGCTTCAGGGTGGTGAAGATTTATTTGAATTAACGGGAAGAAAGTATAAAAACATTTATGCAACAATTCCATTGATGCTTATGTTTCGTACAAATGCAATTGGAGATTTCCGTTACTATGGAAAATTCGGCGCTAGAACAAGCTTTTTGGTAAAATCAGCTATGAATGATGTGGGGAATGTATTTTCCACGAATGATGTAGCTTTAATTGAAGCTCCCGGATCTACTTTTACAGCGGCTCCTAAGGAGAATGAGGGAATGAAAGTTCCTTATGGGAATGATGCTTTTATTATCCGAAGTGCTTTAGGAATTGCAGGTGGTGCTCAGTGGAATTTTACAGGAAACACCTTGTTATTTGCTGAAATTGGGTTCTACTATGGTTTAACTCCAATGCATGTTAGTAAAGACAAAAAAGAAGATAATATGACCATGTTTAACCGCGTGGATTCAAATACAACGAATGATTACTTTAGAATTAAAGCAAATCAAACGCAACTTTGTTTGAAAATTGGTATTCTGTTCTAATTAACAGAAATTAGAAATTAGAATCCCGTCTAGGCTTAGCAGAGACGGGATTTTTTTTTATTTTTACTATCGAGATTTATGGAAAAAGAATTAGAAGTAATTGATTATATTTCAAATTGGTTGAAACAATATGCAGTAACTGCAGGAGTAAACGGATTTGTTGTGGGAATTTCTGGAGGTGTTGACAGCGCAGTAACATCTGCTCTTTGTGCGAAAACGGGAATGAAGGTTTTGGTGTTAAACATGCCAATTCGTCAAACCAAAGCTGAGTTTACACGCGCTACAGAACACATTGATTGGTTACAGACTCATTTTTCAAATGTGGAAGCTCAGACAATTGATTTAACGGATGCTTTTTTCCAGTTAGAGAAAATATTTCCAGTTCAAACGGTTGAAAATCATCTAGCAATGGCTAAT from Fluviicola taffensis DSM 16823 carries:
- a CDS encoding outer membrane beta-barrel protein, with translation MKRLIVTCLAVSFSALVFAQETGTDKKANVGIAYQFGMNFNKPGTNVIERDGVGAQNMIGLNVNFNFNENIGLSTGVEFDFESFKYSFVDSKSTYYNYSDKKISKKNELQGGEDLFELTGRKYKNIYATIPLMLMFRTNAIGDFRYYGKFGARTSFLVKSAMNDVGNVFSTNDVALIEAPGSTFTAAPKENEGMKVPYGNDAFIIRSALGIAGGAQWNFTGNTLLFAEIGFYYGLTPMHVSKDKKEDNMTMFNRVDSNTTNDYFRIKANQTQLCLKIGILF